The Sphingorhabdus lutea genome segment GCATTGGCAAAGTTCATGCGTCCATTGCCGCCACTTTTATGATTGGCGCATATTTACCGGGCCTCATCATCATGACCGGCACATGCGGCAATATCGCCGCCCTGCCCGACGGCGCATATTGGATTTCCGGCGCACAGCAACATGATTATGGCACATTGCGCAGCAGCGGCATGACACGCTATCGCGGGGGCACTTGGCCGATGGGTGAACCGAAAAATGTGGCCTTTACCCCCATGGACAAACCTAAATCCCTTAATATTGCAGACGCCGTTATAGGTACAGGGGACATGTTTGTCAGCTGCCCAGACCATGCCCAAATTTTGCGTGATGCAGGGATAGAGTTGGTCGATATGGAGGTTGCAGCAATGGCACAGGTCGCCCATGCATTTAACATCCCATGGGCGGCGGTAAAGGCGATAAGCGATAATGCAAATGATGACAGCCCATCTGCATTTCGCGCCAATTTGCACCGCGCGGCAAAGGCGGCGGCAATTGAGGTTGAAAAAGTGGTGATTTTATAAGCTATGCCTCCCTTCCCCCTTGACCAAATGATATACTTCGCCTATGCAGATGCCATAGTTATTATCTTCGGGAAAGGGCCGCCGTCGCGCAGTGGTTTCTTAAGAATTTGAAGTGACATAACAATGTTGACGCGTCAAAGCTGCTGATCTGGTTCAAAATGGGCCTTGGTCGTGCGGCTTTTTTGTCGTTCAGCATTTTCGGTTTTTTTCGCGCACAACTTATGACGAGGCCCAATTTACCATGGCAACAAAGACAGCTCCCCTGTCGCGCAAAAAGCGCATTCGTAAAATTTTCGGTGATATTCACGAAGTCATCGAAATGCCCAATTTGATTGAGGTGCAACGTGAAAGCTATGAACAGTTTTTACGCTCTGACCCGTCAATTGGCTATGTTTCGGGTTTGGAAAAAACTCTACGTTCGGTATTTCCTGTGCGCGATTTTGCAGGTACCAGCGAATTGGATTTTGTCCATTATGAATTGGAAGAACCGAAATATGATGTTGAGGAATGCCGTCAACGCGGCATAACCTATGCTGCGCCAATGAAGGTGACATTGCGTCTTATTGTTTTTGAAGTTGATCCTGACACTGAAACACGTTCGGTTTTGGACATTAAAGAACAAGATGTTTATATGGGCGACATGCCATTAATGACCGAAAATGGCACTTTCTTCGTCAATGGGACAGAGCGCGTTATCGTTTCCCAAATGCACCGTTCGCCCGGCGTATTATTTGACCATGATCGCGGCAAAACACATAGCAGCGGCAAGTTTTTGTTCGCAGCGCGCGTTATTCCATATCGTGGTTCATGGCTTGATTTTGAATTTGATGCCAAAGACATCGTCAATGTGCGGATTGACCGTAAGCGTAAATTGCCCGTCACCACCTTGCTATATGGTCTTGGTTTGGATGATGAAGCGATTTTGGATCATTTTTATGACCGCGTAACATTTGAACGTAAAAAAGATGGCTGGAAAATTCCATTTAACGCCGATCAATGGCGCGCGACAAAACCTGCATTTGATTTGGTTGACGCAGATAGCGGCGAAGTTGTTTTCCCATTGGGTGAGAAAATCACCCCGCGCGCTGCGAATAAAGCGGTGAAAGACGGCCTGACATCATTGTTAATCCCGACCGAGGAAATTTTCGGCCGTTATTCAGCATTTGATTTAATCAATGAAAAAACCGGTGAGATTTATATTGAAGCGGGTGATGAAATTACCGCCGAAAATCTTGAAAAATTGGACAAGGCCGGATTGGATGTTCTGGAATTATTGGACATTGACCATGTGATTACCGGCGCGTGGATCCGCAACACATTAAAAGCGGACAAGGCGGAAAATCGCGACATGGGTCTGGACGCAATTTACCGTGTCATGCGTCCTGGTGAACCACCAACGCGCGAAACCGCAGAGGCTTTATTTGCTGGTTTATTCTTTGATCCAGAGCGTTATGATCTTTCTGCGGTTGGCCGCGTGAAATTGAACATGCGTCTTGATTTGGATGCCGCCGATGATGTTGTCACCCTGCGCAACGAAGATATTTTGGCGGTTGTAAAAGAATTGGTCAATTTGAAAGACGGCAAAGGCGAGGTTGACGATATTGACAATCTTGGCAACCGCCGTGTTCGTTCGGTTGGCGAATTGTTGGAAAATCAATATCGTGTTGGCTTGCTGCGCATGGAACGTGCGGTAAAGGAGCGGATGAGCAGCGTGGACGTGTCCACCGTGATGCCAAATGATCTTATCAACGCGAAGCCAGCGGTTGCTGCGGTTCGTGAATTTTTCGGCTCATCACAGCTTTCACAATTTATGGATCAAACCAATCCCCTATCCGAAGTGACGCATAAGCGCCGCGTATCGGCACTTGGGCCTGGTGGTTTGACCCGTGAACGTGCCGGTTTTGAGGTTCGTGACGTTCACCCAACCCATTATGGCCGGATTTGCCCAATTGAAACGCCAGAGGGTCCGAATATTGGTTTGATTAACTCGCTTGCTTCATTTAGCCGCGTGAACAAATATGGCTTTATTGAAACGCCATATCGCAAAATCATCGACGGCAAAGTCACCGACGAGGTGGTATATCTTTCCGCGATGGAAGAACAAAAGCACACCGTAGCGCAGGCAAATGCGGAGTTGAACGAAGATGGCAGCTTTAAAGAGGAATTGGTTTCTTCGCGTGAAGGCGGCGAATTTTTAATCGCCCCGCGTGAACAAATCACCCTGATGGACGTTAGTCCGAAACAGCTTGTTTCGGTGGCGGCATCGTTAATCCCCTTCCTTGAAAATGATGACGCGAACCGCGCTCTCATGGGATCAAACATGCAACGTCAGGCTGTGCCATTGGTAAAGGCAGAGGCGCCTTTGGTTGGCACAGGGATGGAAGAAACCGTGGCCCGCGATTCTGGCGCGGCCATTGGCGCACGCCGCACCGGTATTGTTGACCAAGTGGACGCAACACGTATTGTTGTTCGCGTGACCGGAGAGGTTGAACCTGGAAAATCAGGCGTAGATATTTACACATTGCAAAAATTCCAACGTTCCAACCAAAATACCTGCATCAACCAACGCCCGTTGGTAAATGTTGGTGATGAGGTTATCGAAGGTGATATTATTGCTGATGGTCCATCAACCGAACTTGGCGAATTGGCATTGGGCAAAAACAGCCTTGTCGCCTTTATGCCATGGAATGGGTATAATTATGAAGATAGTATCCTGATTTCAGAGCGTATCGTGAAGGATGATGTGTTCACATCCATCCATATCGAAGAATTTGAAGTCATGGCCCGCGATACCAAATTAGGGCCAGAGGATATTACCCGCGACATTCCAAATGTGGGTGAAGAAGCGCTTCGTAATCTTGACGAAGCGGGCATTGTTTATATTGGTGCAGAGGTTCACCCTGGTGATATTTTGGTGGGTAAAATCACACCGAAGGGCGAAAGCCCCATGACGCCAGAGGAAAAATTGCTGCGTGCGATTTTTGGTGAAAAGGCATCTGATGTTCGCGATACATCCATGCGCTTGCCCCCTGGTGTGGCCGGTACAGTGGTTGAAGTTCGCGTGTTTAACCGCCACGGCATTGATAAAGATGAACGTGCAATGGCGATTGAGCGCGAAGAAATTAGCCGTCTTGCCAAAGACCGTGAGGATGAACGTTCGATTTTGAACCGTGCGACCTATAACCGCCTTCGTGACATGTTAATTGGCCAAACAGCAATTGCTGCGCCAAAGGGCATTAAGAAAGGCAGCCAGCTTGACGAAGAAATGCTGGAAGAAGTCGAAAAGCATGAATGGTGGAAAATCGCCGTTGCTGATGACAAGGTTCAGGCCGATTTAGAAGCCGTTAAGGGCCAATATGATGATGCGGTAAAGTTAATCGTCGAGAAATTCGAAGATCGCCGTGAAAAATTGGAACGTGGTGACGAAATGGCACCGGGCGTTTTGAAAATGGTTAAAGTATTTGTCGCGGTGAAGCGTAAGCTGCAACCGGGTGATAAAATGGCCGGACGTCACGGTAATAAAGGTGTTATTTCGCGCATCTTGCCACAAGAGGATATGCCATTCCTTGAGGATGGGACCCCTGTTGATATCGTGTTGAACCCATTGGGTGTGCCTTCGCGGATGAATGTTGGACAAATTTTTGAAACCCACCTTGGTTGGGCGTCACGTGGTTTGGGTCAACAAATTCAAAAGGCATTGACCGATTGGCGTCATGCCAACCCGAATCCAGAAACCGCTGCCCCGCCTGAGGCAGTGCGAGAGCGTTTGTTAAATGCCTATGGTGAAACCTACGCAGCCGAACTGAACCGCCGCAGCGATACAGAGGTGGTTGAGCTTGCCAAATTATTGGCCCAAGGTGTTCCTATGGGCACACCAGTATTTGACGGCGCACGTGAAGCTGATGTGTCGCACATGCTGAAATTGGCCGATTTGGATACATCTGGTCAGGTTGATTTGTTCGATGGCCGCACGGGTGATAAATTCGACCGCAAGGTGACAGTAGGCTATATTTACATGCTGAAACTGCATCACTTGGTTGATGATAAAATCCACGCCCGTTCAATCGGACCATATTCACTCGTCACGCAGCAACCACTTGGCGGTAAAGCGCAATTTGGTGGCCAACGCTTTGGTGAGATGGAGGTCTGGGCGCTGCAAGCATATGGCGCAGCATATACATTGCAGGAAATGTTGACCGTGAAATCGGATGACGTGATTGGCCGTACCAAAGTATATGAAGCAATTGTAAAGGGCGACGACGCATTTGATGCGGGTATCCCAGAAAGCTTTAATGTTTTGGTCAAGGAAATGCGTTCGCTTGGTTTGAATGTTGAGTTAAAATCACATGATGATGACGACGACATTGCCGAGGCGGCGGAATAAGCGAGTTTGGGCGGGGGAAACCCTGCCCATATCGCACCGCACTATATAATTCTATCGGGTCAAATATGGATGACCCCATCAAGGAATAAAAAATGAACGAACTAAGCAAATTTAACAACCCAATGGCAAAGCCCGAAACATTTGATGAAATTCAAATCGGCCTCGCCTCGCCTGAGCGCATTCGCAGCTGGTCATTTGGTGAAATTAAAAAGCCTGAAACCATTAACTATCGGACGTTTAAGCCCGAACGTGACGGTCTTTTCTGCGCCCGTATTTTTGGCCCTGTAAAGGATTATGAATGCCTATGCGGTAAATATAAGCGCATGAAATATAAAGGCGTTGTATGCGAAAAATGCGGCGTTGAGGTTACCGTTACCAAGGTTCGCCGTGAACGTATGGGCCATATTGAGCTTGCCGCGCCGGTTGCCCATATTTGGTTCTTAAAATCATTGCCATCGCGTATTGGTTTGCTGCTTGATATGCAGTTAAAACAGTTGGAGCGCGTGCTTTATTTTGAACATTATATTGTTACAGAACCCGGTCTGACCGCATTGGAAAAATTCCAATTATTGACCGAAGATGAGCTATTGGAAGCTCAAGATGAATATGGTGAAGATGCCTTCACCGCCGGAATCGGCGCTGAAGCAGTTAAAGTCATGTTGATGGATCTTGATCTGGAGCGTGAACGTGATGATTTGTTAGAAGAATTGGCAACCACCAAATCTGAACTAAAACCAAAGAAAATCATTAAACGTTTAAAGGTCGTGGAAAGCTTTATCGATTCAGGAAACCGTCCTGAATGGATGATTTTGGATATTGTTCCGGTTATTCCACCCGAACTGCGCCCGCTTGTTCCATTGGATGGTGGTCGCTTTGCGACATCTGACCTTAACGATTTATATCGCCGTGTTATCAACCGTAATAACCGTTTGAAGCGTTTGATTGAGCTTCGTGCGCCCGACATTATCGTGCGTAACGAAAAACGTATGTTGCAGGAATCGGTTGATGCATTGTTCGACAATGGCCGCCGTGGCCGCACCATTACCGGCGCGAATAAACGTCCATTAAAATCGCTTTCCGACATGTTAAAGGGTAAGCAAGGCCGTTTCCGTCAAAATCTTCTTGGTAAGCGTGTTGACTATTCGGGTCGTTCTGTGATTGTTACCGGTCCTGAATTGAAATTGCATCAATGCGGTCTGCCCAAGAAAATGGCGTTGGAATTGTTCAAACCATTTATTTACTCCCGTTTGGACGCAAAGGGTCTTTCCATGACCTTGAAACAAGCGAAAAAATGGGTGGAAAAAGAACGTAAAGAAGTTTGGGATATTTTGGAAGAAGTCATCCGCGAACATCCCGTGCTTTTAAACCGTGCGCCAACGCTTCACCGCTTGGGGATTCAGGCATTTGAACCTGTGCTAATCGAAGGGAAAGCAATTCAGCTTCACCCGCTGGTCTGCTCTGCATTTAATGCTGACTTTGACGGTGACCAAATGGCGGTCCACGTTCCATTGAGCCTAGAGGCGCAATTGGAAGCACGTGTTTTGATGATGTCCACTAACAACATCTTGTCACCTGCAAATGGTAAACCGATTATTGTTCCGTCACAGGATATGGTTCTGGGTCTTTATTATCTATCCATGGACCGTGAAGGTGAACCGGGCGAAGGCATGTTGTTGACCGACATGGCCGAAGTGCATCAGGCATTGGAAGTAGGCGCGGTGACGCTCCACTCCAAAATTATTAGCCGCGTTCCACAAACCGATGAAGATGGCAAAACCTATTTGAAACGGTTTAACACGACCCCTGGCCGTATGCTTTTGGGTGAATGCTTGCCAAAATCACATAAAGTGCCCTTCGATATCGTCAACACATTGCTGACCAAGAAAGAAATTGGTGATGTGATTGACCAAGTTTATCGTCATACTGGCCAAAAAGACACGGTGCTATTTGCCGATGCGATTATGGGCCTTGGCTTTAGACATGCGTTTAAGGCGGGTATTTCCTTTGGTAAGGATGATATGATCATTCCAGAGGAAAAAGACGGCATGGTAGAGGATACACGCGCCGTTGTTGCTGATTTTGAACAACAATATCAGGACGGCCTTATTACCCAGCAAGAAAAATATAATAAGGTGATTGACGCGTGGAGCCGTTGTGGTGACCTTGTCGCCGGCGCCATGATGGAAAAATTAAAAGCCACGCCAAAGGATGAAAATGGCCGTGAAGCACCGATTAACGCCATTTACATGATGGCCCACTCCGGTGCGCGTGGTTCGCCAGCTCAGATGAAACAGCTTGGCGGTATGCGTGGTTTGATGGCCAAGCCATCGGGTGAAATTATTGAAACACCGATTATTTCAAACTTTAAAGAAGGTTTGACGGTTCTTGAATATTTTAACTCAACCCACGGTGCACGTAAAGGCTTGGCCGATACCGCGCTGAAAACCGCTAACTCGGGTTATTTGACCCGCCGTTTGGTTGACGTGTCACAAGATTGCACCATTGTTGAAAATGATTGCGGCACCGAAAGAGCGCTTGAAATGCGGGCAATTGTTCAAGGTGGTTCAACCATCGCATCATTGGGCGACCGCGTACTTGGCCGCACCACCGCCGAAGATATTGTCGGCAGCGATGGCAAAATTGCCATTAAAGCAGGTACATTGCTCGATGAAAAAGCCATTAGTTTGATGGAAGAAATCGGCCTACAATCGCTTAAAATTCGCTCACCTTTGGTCTGCGAATCTAAAGTCGGCGTTTGCGGCACATGTTATGGCCGTGACCTTGCCCGCGGGACACCGGTAAATATTGGTGAAGCCGTTGGCGTTATTGCGGCGCAATCAATTGGTGAACCAGGAACGCAGCTAACCATGCGTACTTTCCACATTGGTGGTGCGGCTCAGTTGAATGAGAAATCAAATATTGAGGCATCATCGGCTGGTACAATTGAACTTCGCGAATTGCCAACAATCGTTGACAAACGTGGCCGCCGTTTGGCAATGGCGCGTTCTGGCGAAGTGGTTGTTTTGGATAAAGAAGGCCGTGAAATGGAAATGCACCGTATTCCTTATGGTGCGCACATCCTGCATGATCATGGTGAAAAGGTAAATGTTGGCGATCGCTTGGTTGAATGGGATCCATTCACCATGCCGCTTATCACCGAAAAACCAGGCATTGTGAAATATCAAGATTTGGCCGACGGTAAAACATTGGCCGAACAAACCGACGAAGCGACCGGTATCGCGCAGCGCGTTGTTACCGAATATCGTGAGGCGGGCCGTTCTGTTAAGGAAGATTTGCGTCCTCGCTTGACCTTGCTTGACGATGAAAGCGGCGAAGCGGCGCGTTATTTGCTGGCCGTTGGCACGATGTTGTCGGTTGAGGATGGCCAACGGGTTGAGGCAGGTGATGTTCTTGCCCGTGTGACCCGCGAATCTGCGAAAACACGTGATATTACCGGTGGTTTGCCACGTGTTGCTGAATTGTTCGAAGCACGTAAGCCAAAGGATAATGCGGTTATTGCCAAAATCTCTGGACGGATTGAGTTTGTCCGCGATTATAAAGCAAAACGTAAAATCGCAATTGTTCCTGAGGAAGGTGAAACAGTTGAATATTTGATTCCAAAAATCAAAGTATTGGACGTGCAAGAAGGCGATATGGTCCGCAAGGGCGATAATCTGGTCTCTGGTTCACCCGATCCACATGATATTCTTGAAGTATTGGGCGTGGAGGCTTTAGCCGAATATCTATGCGCCGAAATTCAAGAGGTTTATCGTCTGCAAGGCGTGAAAATCAACGATAAGCATATTGAGGTCATCGTGCGTCAAATGTTGCAAAAAGTTGAAATCACCGAAGGTGGCGACACTGTTTTGCTTGCCGGTGAGCAAGTGGACCGTGAAGAAATGGAAGAAGTGAACGCCAAATTGGCAAAGGGTAAAAAACCTGCCGAAGGTCACCCCATCCTATTGGGTATTACCAAGGCAAGCCTACAAACCCGCAGCTTCATCTCCGCCGCCTCTTTCCAAGAAACCACCCGCGTATTGACGCAGGCTGCGGTTGAAGGGAAAAAGGATATATTGACCGGATTGAAAGAGAATGTGATTGTTGGCCGCTTAATCCCCGCAGGGACAGGTGCCGCCATGAACCGCATCCGCGTTACGGCAAATAGCCGCGATGCCGCGCTTCGTGCTCAATATAAAAAGTTGCAAGACGCAATTGTTGCTGAGGAAGAAAGCAAGGCTGCTGCCAAGGCAGATAATAGCCCAGCACAAGAAGAAGTTGCTGTCGCAGAAGCTGTTATTGTTGAAACAGCAGCCGATGAAACAGAAGGCTGATTTTCTTAATCTACCTCGATAATCGTAATAAAAAGCCCCTCGGAATATCATTCCGGGGGGCTTTTGTATCGCATGGACCAATTATTAAAAAGGCACTTTAACGCCCCTAATCCAGATAAATTATGCGCGTTTAACCTTGTCAATTTTACGCTCGACTTTGCGTAAATCTTTACATGCATCTTGATCGCCCTTGTCGCATTTACGCGTCAATTTATGCTGCTGTTTCGATAATTTTTTCAGCTCTTCTTCCTGCTCACGCATTTTACGTCCGCGATTTTCGTCGGCCTCTGACTGGCTGGTGGTTAATAAATCAACGGTTTTGGAAGTAATTTTAATTGGCGCAGTCACAACATCACCGACGATGCGTCCAACACAGGCGTTCAAACTAACATTCAGGCTAATTGCGATTATCAATGTCATGGATTTACGCATCATATGCCTTTATATTTTTATAAATTAAGCAGTGCCGCCGCCTTGGCGCGGACCTCATCGCGAATATCTGGCCGTTCAAGCGCAAGCGCCAAATTGGCCTCCACATATCCCGCGACCGAACCGCAATCATATCTTTTTCCATCAAAAGTTAATGCGTGGAAAGCCTGTGACCCAATCATCTGCGCCATGGCATCGGTTAATTGAATTTCACCGCCTGCGCCCTTTTCCTGATTTTCCAATATCCGCATTACCTCTGGCTGTAATATATAACGGCCCGATACAATTAAATTGGATGGCGCTTCCTCCATTTTGGGTTTTTCAACCAAGCCCTTTACCTCGGTCAAGCTACCGTCGCGCTCGCCCGGGTTAATCACGCCATAGCTTGAAACCTTTTCATGGGGCACTTCCAACACGCTGATAATATTACCGCCAATATTATTATATGCATCCACCATTTGCGCCATGCATCCAGGACTGCCATGCATAAATTCATCGGGCAGGAACACCGCAAATGGTTCATCCCCAATAATATCACGTGCGCACCATATGGCATGGCCAAGACCCATTGGCTCTTGCTGACGAACATAGGCGCAGGCGCCGGCCTTTAACCTTGTCGCTTCTAATATGCTTAAATCCTTGCCGCGCTCCTTCATGGTGCGTTCAAGTTCAAATGCGATATCGAAATGATCCTCAATCGCGCTTTTGCCCCTGCCGGTCACGAAAATCATTTGTTCAATACCGGCTTCTATCGCCTCATCAACAGCATATTGAATTAACGGCCTGTCAACAACGGGCAGCATTTCCTTTGGTATCGCCTTTGTTGCTGGCAGGAATCTTGTTCCCATGCCTGCTACTGGAAAAACTGCCTTTTTTATCTTCTTATGGTCCATGAACCGCCCTTTAAATAATGATGACTATAAAGCCTATGACGGCAAAACATCAAATTTCTTTTACTATAAAGCGATTAATTATTGGTTGTTTATGATAGTTTTTCTTCGAATTTTTTGCGCAATTTTTGTAATTTAGGCGGAATGACGGCCATGCAATATGCATTATTCTGACCCTCTACATCCCAATATTTTTGATGATAATCCTCTGCATCATACCAATTATCGGCATGTTCTACCGTGGTCACAATTGGCGCAGGCCAATCGGCCGCGGCCCTGTCCATAGCGGGCTTTATTTCGGCCAATTGCGCATCATTTTGCGGGAAAATGGCGCTGCGATATTGGGTGCCAATGTCATTGCCCTGACGGTTTAATTGCGTGGGATCATGAATTGCAAAAAATATATCGAGCAAGTCAGAATAGCTAATAACATTTGGGTCAAACCCAATTTTAATCGCCTCTGCATGTCCGGTATCGCCGCCACAAACCTGTTTATAATTGGGGTTTTCAACATGCCCACCAATATATCCACTCGTCACCGATGAAACACCGTTTAATTGATTAAAAACTGCTTCTGTGCACCAAAAACAACCACCCGCGAAAATTGCAACATCCTGCATAATATACTCCATTTCTATCGGCTAAAATGGGGGGTAAATATTATAAATCAAGTGGCCCTTGCCCGCGCATCTCATCATAAATTACTGCAGCTTGGCTGTTTTGTGCATTTTGCGGCTATCCCTTTTTTGTCCCGCCCTTAATACCAATAAATACATGGCGGGCGTGACCACCCGTGACAATATTGTCGATGTAATCAACCCACCAATTATAACAGTGGCCAAGGGGGAAAATAAAGCCCCGCCCAATAAGGCAAGGGGCAGTAAACCGCCCACCGCCGTCACAGAGGTAAGCAAAACCGGCATGAAGCGTATCTCGCCTGCTTTTTCAATCGCCTCGCGAAGCTCCATCCCCTGTTCACGAAGCTGGGTCGTGAAATCAACCAACAAAATGGAATTTTTAATTTCAATGCCGATTAAGGCGATAAAGCCAATAACAGCCATGAAACTTATCGGATTGCCGGTAAGGAATAATAAAATAATCCCGCCAAATAATCCAAGCGGAATAACACCCGCAACCACAATGGTTTCGCGGAAACGGCCAAATTCGGCAACTAAAATGGCAAAAATGCCAAATAATGCAATCATCACCGCAGGACCAAATCCCGACAAGGTTTCATCAATTTTCGACGCCTCACCGCCCACCACAATCTTATATCCAGGAGGTAATTTTAACTTACTCACCTCTTCCAACACTGCATTATTGGCAAGGGTAATGACCGCACCGGGCCGTAATTGAGCGGTAACCGAAACATTTCTTTCCAATTGATGCCTTTTTATTTCCGGCGGCACAGATGATAATCGCGGATTTGAAATTTGATCCAACATAATGGGCTGTCCATCGCGTGAAGAGACATAAATTTTCTTCAACGCCGAAATCGGCAATTCCTTATCATATGCCAAACGAACCGTAACCGGATAAACATCCCCCTCATTATCCCGAAAACGCGATGCCTGTTCACCATTTAGGGCAAGCCGAATTGCGCGGCGCGGCGCACCATCGGCAATGTTCAATAAAGCCGCCTTTTGCACATCAATATTTGCGTCCAAATCAATACGGTCGGTCGCAACCGGATTTTCCACATCGCGCAGCCCCGGCGTCCTTCGCATTATCGCCTCAACCTGACTGGCCAATTTTTTTAATATGCCCAAATCCTGCCCTTGAACAAACATCACAATGGGTGCTTCAATTGGGGCGCCATTTTGGAACATTTTTACCTTTATCTGTGCGCCGGATATATCATCTAATTTACTGCGCAGCCGCGCCACCATCTCTCGGCTTTCTCTGCCCTTCCATTCATCCATAATCACCAAAATATCGCCATAATTGGTGGCCTGCATATTGGAAAATACATTGTAAAATATTTGCGGATTACCTGCGCCCACATTTTCAGCGACAATTTTAACATCGGGTTCTGCGCGAACAATTTCTGCGACTTGTTTTATAATCCGGTCCGTATTGGCAATGCTGCTGCCCTTTTCTGCCTCCACCTCTATGCGGAAATATGATGTATCGGCATCAGGGAATAATGAAAACCCCATAATC includes the following:
- a CDS encoding 5'-methylthioadenosine/S-adenosylhomocysteine nucleosidase; this encodes MQNIAIIAALPEEADAIFENQGSIVDTAPLPIRLVKINDINIHIATCGIGKVHASIAATFMIGAYLPGLIIMTGTCGNIAALPDGAYWISGAQQHDYGTLRSSGMTRYRGGTWPMGEPKNVAFTPMDKPKSLNIADAVIGTGDMFVSCPDHAQILRDAGIELVDMEVAAMAQVAHAFNIPWAAVKAISDNANDDSPSAFRANLHRAAKAAAIEVEKVVIL
- the rpoB gene encoding DNA-directed RNA polymerase subunit beta encodes the protein MATKTAPLSRKKRIRKIFGDIHEVIEMPNLIEVQRESYEQFLRSDPSIGYVSGLEKTLRSVFPVRDFAGTSELDFVHYELEEPKYDVEECRQRGITYAAPMKVTLRLIVFEVDPDTETRSVLDIKEQDVYMGDMPLMTENGTFFVNGTERVIVSQMHRSPGVLFDHDRGKTHSSGKFLFAARVIPYRGSWLDFEFDAKDIVNVRIDRKRKLPVTTLLYGLGLDDEAILDHFYDRVTFERKKDGWKIPFNADQWRATKPAFDLVDADSGEVVFPLGEKITPRAANKAVKDGLTSLLIPTEEIFGRYSAFDLINEKTGEIYIEAGDEITAENLEKLDKAGLDVLELLDIDHVITGAWIRNTLKADKAENRDMGLDAIYRVMRPGEPPTRETAEALFAGLFFDPERYDLSAVGRVKLNMRLDLDAADDVVTLRNEDILAVVKELVNLKDGKGEVDDIDNLGNRRVRSVGELLENQYRVGLLRMERAVKERMSSVDVSTVMPNDLINAKPAVAAVREFFGSSQLSQFMDQTNPLSEVTHKRRVSALGPGGLTRERAGFEVRDVHPTHYGRICPIETPEGPNIGLINSLASFSRVNKYGFIETPYRKIIDGKVTDEVVYLSAMEEQKHTVAQANAELNEDGSFKEELVSSREGGEFLIAPREQITLMDVSPKQLVSVAASLIPFLENDDANRALMGSNMQRQAVPLVKAEAPLVGTGMEETVARDSGAAIGARRTGIVDQVDATRIVVRVTGEVEPGKSGVDIYTLQKFQRSNQNTCINQRPLVNVGDEVIEGDIIADGPSTELGELALGKNSLVAFMPWNGYNYEDSILISERIVKDDVFTSIHIEEFEVMARDTKLGPEDITRDIPNVGEEALRNLDEAGIVYIGAEVHPGDILVGKITPKGESPMTPEEKLLRAIFGEKASDVRDTSMRLPPGVAGTVVEVRVFNRHGIDKDERAMAIEREEISRLAKDREDERSILNRATYNRLRDMLIGQTAIAAPKGIKKGSQLDEEMLEEVEKHEWWKIAVADDKVQADLEAVKGQYDDAVKLIVEKFEDRREKLERGDEMAPGVLKMVKVFVAVKRKLQPGDKMAGRHGNKGVISRILPQEDMPFLEDGTPVDIVLNPLGVPSRMNVGQIFETHLGWASRGLGQQIQKALTDWRHANPNPETAAPPEAVRERLLNAYGETYAAELNRRSDTEVVELAKLLAQGVPMGTPVFDGAREADVSHMLKLADLDTSGQVDLFDGRTGDKFDRKVTVGYIYMLKLHHLVDDKIHARSIGPYSLVTQQPLGGKAQFGGQRFGEMEVWALQAYGAAYTLQEMLTVKSDDVIGRTKVYEAIVKGDDAFDAGIPESFNVLVKEMRSLGLNVELKSHDDDDDIAEAAE
- the galU gene encoding UTP--glucose-1-phosphate uridylyltransferase GalU, coding for MDHKKIKKAVFPVAGMGTRFLPATKAIPKEMLPVVDRPLIQYAVDEAIEAGIEQMIFVTGRGKSAIEDHFDIAFELERTMKERGKDLSILEATRLKAGACAYVRQQEPMGLGHAIWCARDIIGDEPFAVFLPDEFMHGSPGCMAQMVDAYNNIGGNIISVLEVPHEKVSSYGVINPGERDGSLTEVKGLVEKPKMEEAPSNLIVSGRYILQPEVMRILENQEKGAGGEIQLTDAMAQMIGSQAFHALTFDGKRYDCGSVAGYVEANLALALERPDIRDEVRAKAAALLNL
- the msrA gene encoding peptide-methionine (S)-S-oxide reductase MsrA; translated protein: MQDVAIFAGGCFWCTEAVFNQLNGVSSVTSGYIGGHVENPNYKQVCGGDTGHAEAIKIGFDPNVISYSDLLDIFFAIHDPTQLNRQGNDIGTQYRSAIFPQNDAQLAEIKPAMDRAAADWPAPIVTTVEHADNWYDAEDYHQKYWDVEGQNNAYCMAVIPPKLQKLRKKFEEKLS